One genomic window of Apium graveolens cultivar Ventura unplaced genomic scaffold, ASM990537v1 ctg8880, whole genome shotgun sequence includes the following:
- the LOC141705468 gene encoding seipin-2-like has translation MKQEDSNSNLNDVASAGDCDGADDENRFSDALDEFPFYDCIDFGEIDSVSDFNLVRGSESDPDSPKPKLRRRRMFSRHSQRDVSELGDDSAVSSLFDDARLADSAKKFRFLRNYNSNKDDSDKLSLRNDSEEIKESSVVTDDDNVMPSVSNLNNERNVKNERSAELDRIGGVEDTSSSVLFKLASFMINAIGYQLRLVYRLVTFPVWLVYSVYMFVVDPLTISRRLKEFFIRRLLKLVGGIYRRVSPMIYEWFKEQKYVLKLGFRFGWGILWSVYVCVVLVGIFISAFVISGLLVSSLVKEPVYIKDTLNFDYTKPSPVALVPVMSCPDDSCGTNCREKIEIGKLSGSRVIPSKHKIQVTVSLTLPESDYNRNLGIFQVRVDLLSADGFALSSLRQHSMLHFRSEPVRILLTFFKIAPLLAGFYSETQVLNIRFRGFTEKEIPTSCIKVIMEQRAEFKSGAGIPEVYDASLSLESELPLLRRIMWYWKKTIFIWLSITVFTTELLCALLCCSPLILPRITRRGSNSNIVAPQNASPIQM, from the exons ATGAAACAAGAAGATTCTAATTCTAATTTAAACGACGTCGCCTCCGCCGGCGATTGCGACGGCGCCGACGATGAAAACAGATTCTCCGACGCTCTCGACGAGTTTCCGTTCTACGATTGCATCGATTTCGGCGAAATTGATTCAGTTTCGGACTTTAATTTGGTGAGAGGATCCGAATCCGACCCGGATTCGCCCAAACCGAAGCTCCGGCGCCGGAGAATGTTCTCTCGGCACTCTCAGAGAGATGTTTCGGAATTAGGCGATGATTCCGCTGTAAGTTCTCTCTTCGATGATGCTAGATTAGCTGATTCTGCTAAAAAGTTTCGATTTTTACGGAATTATAATTCAAATAAAGACGATAGCGATAAGTTAAGTTTGCGTAATGATAGCGAAGAAATTAAGGAGAGTTCTGTTGTTACTGATGATGATAATGTAATGCCTAGTGTTTCGAATTTGAATAATGAGAGAAATGTGAAAAATGAGAGGAGTGCTGAGTTGGATCGAATTGGTGGAGTGGAGGATACGTCTTCGAGTGTTTTATTTAAGTTAGCAAGTTTTATGATTAATGCTATTGGTTATCAATTGAGATTGGTATATAGGTTGGTTACGTTTCCGGTTTGGTTAGTGTATTCGGTTTATATGTTTGTGGTTGATCCGCTTACGATATCGAGGAGGTTAAAAGAATTCTTTATAAGAAGATTGCTCAAATTAGTTGGTGGTATATATCGTAGAGTTTCTCCGATGATATATGAGTGGTTTAAGGAACAGAAGTATGTTTTGAAGTTGGGATTTCGATTTGGGTGGGGAATTTTGTGGTCGGTTTATGTTTGTGTCGTGTTGGTTGGTATCTTCATATCTGCGTTTGTTATTAGTGGTTTGCTTGttagtagtttggtaaaggagCCTGTTTATATCAAGGACACGTTGAACTTTGATTACACAAAACCTAGTCCGGTTGCTTTGGTGCCGGTAATGTCATGTCCAGATGATTCTTGTGGTACAAATTGTAGGGAGAAGATTGAAATTGGGAAGCTTAGTGGATCACGGGTTATCCCTTCCAAGCACAAAATTCAGGTTACTGTTTCCTTGACTTTGCCAGAATCTGATTACAACAGAAACCTCGGGATATTTCAG GTCAGGGTAGATCTCCTTTCTGCAGATGGCTTTGCCTTATCAAGTTTGAGGCAACATTCTATGCTGCATTTCAGAAGTGAACCTGTCCGTATTTTGTTGACTTTTTTTAAGATTGCTCCTCTTCTAGCTGGCTTTTATTCAGAAACCCAAGTTTTAAACATAAGATTTAGAGGCTTTACTGAGAAAGAAATCCCCACTTCCTGCATTAAGGTAATTATGGAGCAACGTGCAGAATTTAAATCAGGGGCTGGTATACCCGAAGTATATGATGCATCTTTAAGCCTTGAGTCTGAACTTCCTCTGCTAAGGAGGATCATGTGGTATTGGAAGAAAACAATATTTATATGGCTTAGCATTACTGTTTTTACTACGGAATTGCTATGTGCTCTACTCTGCTGCAGTCCTTTGATTCTCCCAAGAATAACACGAAGGGGTAGTAATAGTAATATTGTTGCTCCTCAAAATGCCAGTCCGATTCAAATGTAG